One genomic region from Sphingobacterium sp. UGAL515B_05 encodes:
- the glgB gene encoding 1,4-alpha-glucan branching protein GlgB: protein MANEVIPHSLFSEFDVALFQSGKHFKLYEKFGSHELEVNGEKGVYFAVWAPNAKSVSVTGNFNFWDKEHHALFVRWDGSGIWEGFIPGLGNGETYKYVIQTYTGEQLEKGDPFAFRWEVAPKTASVVHSTWYEWQDKQWMQERAVKNRLDQPWSVYEVHLGSWSRDPESPDTLLNYREIAVALVSYVKEMNFTHVEFMPLMEHPYYPSWGYQITGYFAASSRYGSAQDLMYLIEELHAAGIGVLLDWVPSHFPGDAHGLYRFDGTGLYEHEDPRKGFHPDWQSYIFNYGRNEVRSFLISNAFYWLDRFHIDGLRVDAVASMLYLDYSRNAGEWIPNEFGGNENLEAVQFLKELNEAVYGHFPDVQTIAEESTSWPSVSRPTYAGGLGFGMKWMMGWMHDTLDYFKEDPINRSYHHDRLTFATVYAFHENFMLPLSHDEVVYGKQSLIYKMPGDEWQKFANLRALYLFMYTFSGTKLLFMGGEFGQTSEWNVNQSLDWHLLEFAPHQGMKRFVADLNAIYKAQPSLYQKAFDAAGFEWIDAGDRENSIVVYWRKGFDSWDDTVVVLNLTPVVREHFRIGLPYAGEWEVLLNSDDLTYFGSGIHHPVVHSEHLHWMNQVQSAQLHLPPLGGYILKRKKELKDVNPVKQGERTPV from the coding sequence ATGGCCAATGAAGTAATTCCGCATAGTCTCTTTTCTGAATTTGATGTCGCCTTATTCCAGTCGGGTAAGCACTTCAAATTATACGAAAAGTTCGGTTCGCACGAACTGGAAGTCAACGGTGAAAAAGGCGTTTATTTTGCGGTTTGGGCTCCAAATGCAAAATCCGTCTCCGTAACCGGCAACTTCAATTTTTGGGATAAGGAGCATCACGCGCTCTTTGTGCGCTGGGATGGTAGCGGAATCTGGGAAGGGTTTATTCCGGGGCTTGGCAATGGAGAGACATATAAATATGTTATCCAGACCTATACTGGTGAGCAACTCGAGAAAGGTGATCCTTTTGCCTTTCGGTGGGAAGTTGCCCCAAAGACTGCTTCCGTTGTTCATTCGACCTGGTACGAGTGGCAGGATAAGCAATGGATGCAGGAGCGTGCCGTTAAAAATAGGCTGGATCAACCCTGGTCCGTTTATGAGGTCCATTTAGGGTCCTGGTCGCGGGATCCCGAAAGTCCGGATACGTTGCTCAATTATCGGGAAATAGCCGTGGCACTTGTATCTTATGTGAAGGAAATGAATTTCACGCATGTGGAGTTTATGCCTTTAATGGAGCATCCCTATTATCCTTCTTGGGGATATCAGATAACAGGTTATTTTGCGGCGAGTTCGCGTTATGGTTCGGCACAAGATCTCATGTATCTGATTGAGGAGCTGCATGCCGCCGGGATAGGCGTATTGTTGGATTGGGTTCCTTCGCATTTTCCGGGAGATGCACATGGTCTTTATCGTTTTGATGGCACGGGCTTATACGAGCATGAAGATCCCAGGAAAGGGTTTCATCCCGATTGGCAATCCTATATTTTTAACTATGGGCGAAATGAAGTACGCTCTTTTTTGATCAGCAATGCATTTTATTGGTTGGATCGTTTTCATATCGATGGACTTCGGGTCGATGCGGTAGCTTCTATGTTGTATTTGGATTATAGTCGAAATGCAGGCGAGTGGATTCCGAATGAATTTGGAGGAAATGAGAATCTCGAAGCGGTACAATTTTTAAAAGAGCTGAACGAGGCTGTTTACGGACATTTTCCAGATGTGCAGACAATTGCCGAAGAATCTACTTCTTGGCCGAGTGTCAGTCGGCCAACGTATGCTGGTGGATTGGGCTTCGGAATGAAATGGATGATGGGCTGGATGCATGATACGTTGGATTACTTTAAAGAGGATCCAATTAACCGCAGTTATCATCATGATCGACTCACCTTTGCGACAGTATATGCTTTCCATGAAAATTTTATGCTACCCTTGTCACACGATGAGGTGGTTTACGGAAAGCAGTCCCTAATTTATAAAATGCCAGGCGATGAGTGGCAAAAGTTTGCCAACTTGCGAGCATTGTACCTCTTTATGTATACTTTTTCGGGAACAAAATTGCTGTTTATGGGCGGTGAATTTGGGCAGACGTCGGAGTGGAATGTAAACCAATCACTTGATTGGCATCTTCTGGAGTTTGCGCCTCATCAGGGTATGAAAAGATTTGTAGCCGATCTGAACGCGATTTATAAAGCTCAACCAAGTCTTTACCAAAAGGCTTTCGATGCTGCAGGTTTCGAATGGATAGATGCCGGTGATCGTGAAAATTCGATTGTGGTCTATTGGCGAAAGGGATTTGACTCCTGGGATGATACGGTGGTTGTACTTAACTTAACGCCTGTCGTTCGGGAACATTTCCGTATTGGTTTACCTTACGCAGGTGAATGGGAAGTGCTGCTGAATTCGGAT